A section of the Mycolicibacterium anyangense genome encodes:
- a CDS encoding FkbM family methyltransferase yields the protein MNTVRRGPAPQLLKSWLKSLFRSFGIGITRYSTLERLRSGELAQIGASNDLAFLRTISEPELLQKALDHLVHSKAQLRQDLFVLSKLGFKSSGFFVEFGATNGVNLSNTHLLEKEFGWSGILAEPARCWHADLTRNRSAIIDTRCVWTTSGSSLVFNEVSSAEYSTVSSYSGTDSHVEIRRTGSEYSVNTISLLDLLEEHNAPEVIDYLSIDTEGSEFDILKGFDFSRYKFRVITCEHNYTPMRHKIFELLTANGYSRVSQEVSAFDDWYVLNGL from the coding sequence ATGAATACGGTCAGAAGGGGTCCTGCACCTCAATTGCTGAAATCCTGGCTGAAATCGCTATTCAGATCCTTTGGCATTGGCATCACACGGTACTCGACATTGGAGAGGCTCAGATCAGGGGAGCTCGCTCAGATAGGCGCGTCAAATGACCTTGCTTTCCTGCGCACAATTTCGGAACCGGAATTGCTGCAAAAGGCACTAGATCATCTCGTTCATTCAAAAGCACAGTTGAGGCAGGATCTTTTTGTCTTGTCAAAATTAGGTTTCAAGTCGAGCGGATTCTTCGTTGAATTTGGTGCCACGAACGGTGTCAACCTGTCCAATACGCACCTGCTCGAGAAGGAGTTTGGATGGTCTGGGATACTTGCGGAACCTGCGAGGTGTTGGCACGCGGATTTGACGCGTAACCGGAGTGCCATCATCGACACACGCTGTGTTTGGACGACCTCCGGTTCGTCACTTGTGTTCAATGAAGTTAGTTCTGCCGAATATTCGACGGTGAGTAGTTATAGTGGAACAGATTCTCATGTTGAGATACGGCGGACAGGTTCGGAATACTCAGTCAATACAATTTCGCTGCTGGATCTCCTCGAGGAGCACAACGCCCCTGAGGTTATCGATTATCTTTCGATCGATACCGAGGGAAGTGAATTTGATATCCTTAAGGGATTCGATTTCTCGAGATACAAATTTCGCGTCATAACTTGTGAGCACAACTACACCCCCATGCGGCATAAAATTTTCGAACTGCTGACAGCTAATGGATATTCGAGAGTGTCCCAGGAAGTATCGGCATTCGATGATTGGTACGTGTTGAACGGACTGTGA
- a CDS encoding FkbM family methyltransferase translates to MDVRSRIWHTLHRLGYDIKRPPSRQTVRLLKHFGVDCVIDVGANDGGFASEIRAYGYGGRIVSFEPLNEPFNSLREKASADGHWEAMQYAVGDEKREITINVAGNNGASSSVLPMLDSCLEAAPHVRYVGVEKVNQDRLDRLLRPETMPNRSFLKVDVQGYEHAVLDGATDLFAGGVIVGMQLELSLVPLYAGAMTYREGFDRAESLGMTLVRVDPIFDDPKSGQTLQVDAVFFAM, encoded by the coding sequence ATGGATGTTCGATCGCGGATATGGCACACCCTGCACCGCCTCGGGTACGACATTAAGCGGCCGCCGTCTAGGCAAACGGTTAGATTGCTCAAGCACTTCGGTGTTGATTGCGTAATCGATGTCGGCGCTAACGACGGAGGTTTTGCAAGCGAGATTCGCGCATATGGTTATGGTGGGCGCATCGTTTCGTTCGAGCCGCTGAACGAGCCGTTCAATTCGCTTCGAGAGAAAGCATCTGCCGACGGGCATTGGGAAGCCATGCAGTACGCGGTCGGGGATGAAAAGCGCGAGATAACGATCAATGTGGCCGGCAATAACGGGGCATCCAGCTCTGTGTTGCCTATGCTGGATAGCTGCTTGGAGGCCGCTCCGCATGTCCGCTATGTGGGCGTCGAGAAGGTGAACCAAGATAGGCTGGATCGACTGCTGCGGCCCGAGACGATGCCGAACAGAAGCTTCTTAAAAGTTGATGTCCAAGGCTACGAGCATGCAGTGCTTGATGGCGCCACTGACCTGTTTGCAGGTGGCGTGATTGTGGGAATGCAACTCGAGTTGTCCCTGGTACCTCTTTACGCCGGGGCGATGACATACCGGGAAGGGTTTGACCGCGCAGAGAGTCTAGGGATGACCCTGGTGAGAGTTGATCCCATATTCGACGATCCGAAGTCGGGTCAGACGTTGCAAGTCGACGCCGTGTTTTTTGCGATGTAG